Proteins from one Drosophila gunungcola strain Sukarami chromosome 3R, Dgunungcola_SK_2, whole genome shotgun sequence genomic window:
- the LOC128266296 gene encoding carotenoid isomerooxygenase: MAAGVFKSLIRDFFAVKYDEQLNDPQAERLDGNGGHYPNCSSDVWLRSCEREIVDPIEGHHSGHIPRWISGSLLRNGPGSWNVGDVTFGHLFDCSALLHRFAIKNGRVTYQNRFVDTETLRKNRSAQRIVVTEFGTAAVPDPCHSIFDRFAAIFRPDSGSDNSMISIYPFGDQYYTFTETPFMHRINPCTLATEARICTTDFVGVVNHTSHPHVLPSGTVYNLGTTMTRSGPAYTVLCFPHGRQMFEDAHVVATLPCRWKLHPGYMHTFGLTDHYFVIVEQPLSVSLTEYIKAQLHGQNLSACLKWFEDRTTLFHLIDRTSGKLVQTYESEAFFYLHIINCFEQDGHVVVDICCYRNPEMINCMYLEAIANMQTNPNYATLFRGRPLRFVLPLGTVPRASSGKRGLVKSFSLAGISSPPISRTMKHSVSQFADITYMPTNGKPENSGEESPSRDSKRGRYEQENPMNLVTLEGSQAEAFQGSAGIRLRPEMLCDLGCETPRIYYERYMGKKYRYFYAISSDVDAENPGTLIKVDVWKKTCLTWCEDNVYPSEPIFVPSPDPKSEDDGVILASMVVGGLNDRYVGLIVLCAKTMTELGRCDFHTNGPVPKCLHGWFAPNAI; encoded by the exons GTGAAATACGACGAGCAGCTGAACGATCCCCAAGCGGAGCGACTGGATGGCAATGGAGGGCACTATCCCAATTGCTCCTCGGATGTCTGGCTGCGATCCTGCGAGCGTGAGATAGTGGATCCCATCGAGGGACATCATAGTGGCCACATTCCGCGATGGATTAGCGGCAGTCTGCTGCGCAACGGACCCGGCAGCTGGAACGTGGGCGACGTGACCTTTGGCCACCTCTTCGACTGCTCGGCACTGCTCCATCGATTCGCCATCAAGAATGGACGTGTGACCTACCAGAATCGATTTGTGGACACAGAAACGCTGAGGAAGAATCGTTCTGCCCAAAGGATCGTCGTCACAGAGTTCGGAACGGCCGCTGTGCCGGATCCCTGCCACTCAATCTTTGACAGGTTTGCTGCCATTTTCCGACCGGACAGTGGCTCGGACAACTCGATGATTTCCATCTACCCCTTTGGGGACCAGTATTACACCTTCACAGAGACACCATTCATGCATCG AATCAATCCCTGCACTCTGGCCACCGAGGCTCGGATCTGCACCACCGATTTTGTGGGCGTGGTGAACCACACTTCGCACCCGCACGTCCTGCCCAGCGGCACCGTCTACAACCTGGGCACCACAATGACCAGATCTGGGCCGGCTTACACCGTCCTCTGTTTTCCGCATGGCCGGCAGATGTTCGAGGATGCACATGTGGTGGCCACGTTGCCCTGCCGCTGGAAACTGCATCCCGGTTACATGCACACCTTCGGCTTGACGGACCACTACTTCGTGATTGTGGAGCAGCCGCTGTCCGTATCCCTGACGGAGTATATCAAGGCTCAGTTGCATGGACAGAATCTCTCCGCCTGCCTCAAGTGGTTCGAGGATCGGACGACGCTCTTTCACCTCATCGACAGGACCTCGGGAAAACTGGTGCAGACGTACGAATCGGAGGCCTTCTTCTACCTGCACATCATCAACTGCTTCGAGCAGGACGGGCATGTGGTGGTGGACATTTGCTGCTACAGGAATCCCGAGATGATCAACTGCATGTACCTGGAGGCCATAGCCAATATGCAGACGAATCCCAATTATGCTACCCTCTTCCGGGGACGCCCTTTGCGATTTGTCCTGCCTCTGGGAACGGTTCCCAGGGCGAGTTCTGGGAAGCGGGGACTGGTCAAGTCCTTCTCCCTGGCTGGGATCAGTTCTCCGCCGATTTCCCGCACCATGAAACACTCGGTATCGCAGTTTGCGGACATTACCTACATGCCAACAAACGGCAAGCCGGAGAATTCCGGTGAGGAGAGCCCCAGCAGAGATTCCAAACGGGGTCGCTATGAGCAGGAGAATCCGATGAATCTGGTGACTCTGGAGGGCAGTCAGGCTGAGGCTTTTCAGGGATCCGCCGGAATCCGACTGCGTCCGGAAATGCTCTGCGATTTGGGCTGTGAGACGCCGAGGATATATTATGAGCGGTACATGGGCAAGAAGTATCGCTACTTTTATGCCATCAGCTCCGATGTGGATGCCGAGAATCCGGGAACG CTCATCAAAGTGGATGTGTGGAAGAAGACCTGTCTGACCTGGTGCGAGGACAATGTCTATCCCAGTGAGCCCATTTTTGTGCCCTCACCAGATCCCAAATCCGAGGACGATGGCGTCATCCTGGCCTCCATGGTGGTGGGTGGTCTCAACGATCGCTATGTGGGCCTGATCGTCCTGTGTGCCAAAACCATGACCGAACTGGGTCGTTGCGACTTTCACACCAATGGACCGGTGCCCAAGTGCCTCCATGGATGGTTTGCCCCCAATGCCATTTAG
- the LOC128266298 gene encoding adenosine deaminase 2 isoform X2: MEAERVASLGGNIWLSSDEEKANSILMNAKRAEIAEGLKTPEKYAPAMHFFQGRQYVRQSEVFRMIQKMPKGAFLHGHNTGMVTSRWIIQNLTTTNNLYTCRNIDGLLMFTYDQIGCHSEVQNVCIERINAEDRGKYERQLEKHINMLGPRPEALLPNRKKIWERFENIFTTVDRLYKYRPTYCAFHKRLLEELCEDNIIYAEIRASLSPLYDDNNRTLSTLEVANELERIVEEFKAKHHDFVGLKVIYAKRNRASEEEMLRRITTFKQLHHAKPNFVIGFDLIGQEDTGDPLNKYVNQLSDLPSTANYFFHAGETNWHGRTDWNMMDAILLNTKRIGHAFALPKHPQLWSTIKKRNIAIEVNPISNQVLGFVWDLRNHPASFLVAENFPIVISSDDPGVWGAKGLSYDFYYAFMALAPAEADLRFLKQLALNSLKYSVLTSDERRKINRVFQRKWHEFIANVLNPKF; the protein is encoded by the exons ATGGAGGCGGAGCGAGTGGCCTCGCTGGGGGGCAACATCTGGCTGTCGTCCGACGAGGAGAAGGCCAACAGCATCCTGATGAACGCGAAGCGGGCGGAGATCGCCGAGGGCCTCAAGACGCCGGAGAAGTACGCCCCGGCGATGCACTTCTTCCAGGGCAGGCAGTACGTGCGCCAGAGCGAGGTCTTCCGGATGATCCAGAAGATGCCGAAGGGCGCCTTCCTGCACGGCCACAACACGGGCATGGTGACCTCGCGGTGGATCATCCAGAACCTGACCACCACCAACAACCTGTACACCTGCCGCAATATAGACGGACTGCTAATGTTCACCTACGATCAGATTGGATGCCACAGCGAGGTGCAAAATGTCTGCATCGAGCGGATAAACGCCGAGGATCGGGGCAAGTACGAACGGCAGCTGGAGAAGCACATCAATATGCTCGGACCAAGGCCAGAAG CCCTCTTGCCGAATCGCAAAAAAATCTGGGAGCGCTTCGAGAACATATTTACCACCGTGGATCGGCTGTACAAATACCGACCCACCTACTGCGCCTTCCACAAGCGTCTGCTGGAGGAGCTGTGTGAGGACAACATCATCTATGCGGAGATCCGAGCTTCCCTGTCGCCT CTCTACGACGACAACAACCGCACTTTGAGCACCTTGGAGGTGGCCAACGAGCTGGAACGGATTGTGGAAGAGTTCAAGGCCAAGCACCATGACTTTGTGGGCCTCAAAGTGATTTATGCCAAGCGGAATCGGGCCTCAGAGGAGGAGATGCTGAGACGCATCACGACGTTCAAGCAACTTCA CCATGCCAAGCCGAACTTTGTGATAGGATTCGATTTGATTGGCCAGGAGGACACGGGAGATCCTCTAAACAAGTATGTCAACCAACTTTCCGATCTGCCCAGCACGGCCAACTACTTCTTTCACGCCGGCGAGACGA ATTGGCATGGGCGAACCGACTGGAACATGATGGATGCCATTCTGCTGAATACAAAGCGCATTGGACATGCCTTTGCCCTGCCAAAGCATCCACAATTGTGGTCCACCATCAAGAAGCGCAACATCGCCATCGAGGTGAACCCCATTTCCAACCAAGTGTTGGGCTTTGTCTGGGATCTGCGTAACCATCCGGCCAGTTTCTTGGTGGCCGAGAACTTCCCCATCGTGATATCCTCCGATGATCCGGGTGTCTGGGGGGCCAAGGGTCTGAGCTACGACTTTTACTACGCCTTCATGGCCCTGGCGCCGGCAGAGGCGGATCTGCGGTTCCTCAAGCAGCTGGCTCTGAACTCCCTGAAGTACTCAGTGCTCACCTCGGACGAGCGACGAAAGATCAACCGGGTGTTCCAGCGCAAGTGGCATGAGTTTATTGCAAACGTTTTGAATCCCAAGTTTTAA
- the LOC128266298 gene encoding adenosine deaminase 2 isoform X1 encodes MLLLAVLIASVALLFGRLHATDIPYETLREQIMEAERVASLGGNIWLSSDEEKANSILMNAKRAEIAEGLKTPEKYAPAMHFFQGRQYVRQSEVFRMIQKMPKGAFLHGHNTGMVTSRWIIQNLTTTNNLYTCRNIDGLLMFTYDQIGCHSEVQNVCIERINAEDRGKYERQLEKHINMLGPRPEALLPNRKKIWERFENIFTTVDRLYKYRPTYCAFHKRLLEELCEDNIIYAEIRASLSPLYDDNNRTLSTLEVANELERIVEEFKAKHHDFVGLKVIYAKRNRASEEEMLRRITTFKQLHHAKPNFVIGFDLIGQEDTGDPLNKYVNQLSDLPSTANYFFHAGETNWHGRTDWNMMDAILLNTKRIGHAFALPKHPQLWSTIKKRNIAIEVNPISNQVLGFVWDLRNHPASFLVAENFPIVISSDDPGVWGAKGLSYDFYYAFMALAPAEADLRFLKQLALNSLKYSVLTSDERRKINRVFQRKWHEFIANVLNPKF; translated from the exons ATGTTGCTTCTGGCAGTTTTGATAGCCTCTGTGGCTCTGCTCTTTGGCAGGCTGCATGCCACGGACATAC CCTATGAAACTTTGAGGGAGCAGATCATGGAGGCGGAGCGAGTGGCCTCGCTGGGGGGCAACATCTGGCTGTCGTCCGACGAGGAGAAGGCCAACAGCATCCTGATGAACGCGAAGCGGGCGGAGATCGCCGAGGGCCTCAAGACGCCGGAGAAGTACGCCCCGGCGATGCACTTCTTCCAGGGCAGGCAGTACGTGCGCCAGAGCGAGGTCTTCCGGATGATCCAGAAGATGCCGAAGGGCGCCTTCCTGCACGGCCACAACACGGGCATGGTGACCTCGCGGTGGATCATCCAGAACCTGACCACCACCAACAACCTGTACACCTGCCGCAATATAGACGGACTGCTAATGTTCACCTACGATCAGATTGGATGCCACAGCGAGGTGCAAAATGTCTGCATCGAGCGGATAAACGCCGAGGATCGGGGCAAGTACGAACGGCAGCTGGAGAAGCACATCAATATGCTCGGACCAAGGCCAGAAG CCCTCTTGCCGAATCGCAAAAAAATCTGGGAGCGCTTCGAGAACATATTTACCACCGTGGATCGGCTGTACAAATACCGACCCACCTACTGCGCCTTCCACAAGCGTCTGCTGGAGGAGCTGTGTGAGGACAACATCATCTATGCGGAGATCCGAGCTTCCCTGTCGCCT CTCTACGACGACAACAACCGCACTTTGAGCACCTTGGAGGTGGCCAACGAGCTGGAACGGATTGTGGAAGAGTTCAAGGCCAAGCACCATGACTTTGTGGGCCTCAAAGTGATTTATGCCAAGCGGAATCGGGCCTCAGAGGAGGAGATGCTGAGACGCATCACGACGTTCAAGCAACTTCA CCATGCCAAGCCGAACTTTGTGATAGGATTCGATTTGATTGGCCAGGAGGACACGGGAGATCCTCTAAACAAGTATGTCAACCAACTTTCCGATCTGCCCAGCACGGCCAACTACTTCTTTCACGCCGGCGAGACGA ATTGGCATGGGCGAACCGACTGGAACATGATGGATGCCATTCTGCTGAATACAAAGCGCATTGGACATGCCTTTGCCCTGCCAAAGCATCCACAATTGTGGTCCACCATCAAGAAGCGCAACATCGCCATCGAGGTGAACCCCATTTCCAACCAAGTGTTGGGCTTTGTCTGGGATCTGCGTAACCATCCGGCCAGTTTCTTGGTGGCCGAGAACTTCCCCATCGTGATATCCTCCGATGATCCGGGTGTCTGGGGGGCCAAGGGTCTGAGCTACGACTTTTACTACGCCTTCATGGCCCTGGCGCCGGCAGAGGCGGATCTGCGGTTCCTCAAGCAGCTGGCTCTGAACTCCCTGAAGTACTCAGTGCTCACCTCGGACGAGCGACGAAAGATCAACCGGGTGTTCCAGCGCAAGTGGCATGAGTTTATTGCAAACGTTTTGAATCCCAAGTTTTAA